One window from the genome of Saccharomyces mikatae IFO 1815 strain IFO1815 genome assembly, chromosome: 2 encodes:
- the SMKI02G3670 gene encoding uncharacterized protein (similar to Saccharomyces cerevisiae YBR259W; ancestral locus Anc_1.344) produces the protein MSIQETVVKYRDVINQLTTGDLRRMVIKSEKLAQVIACSKSTVRFHHKACSGKTVIYKCIKKVLHSSITHLSSEFSSRTDILQFLRLYSAYQYQFQALSGQIKKYCRIQKYYQLKFAFIEHLETGAQIDAPTLLRFWVISLDEFIRKEQWLNKGSEFLRFYTIMIEYSAWKWDTDSKRQHEFMCQFRIKFKECLIKFYESFDLQISSNPLEELIAPWERAVYVASHIDAFTGEQVRIDGAELFWTFKSLIFSSISSVVLQLSDLHNIFSAFQPYGRQTLVRDFARTQSLKWDKDDQVGSLIHALIRNDMFPYFNREQINTMGDGIYFLRLLRKNFQENITDVKDFHVQVMKYLNFQFKNNYNSLIKLLKIQGRNGRCPNMVAPSLNNGNKFELLLSSTDEYYHFVDNKEPLWQHKLYPKIYTNEQVPMPAASAIFDSEKKYAMISLLRYYLPENRKFFRVYFLPSIFKRILYYGTKFGELYFMEDCLERLVIESLMILEPSLVDPINNLVESSIVSLKKAALISDDKTSSSVILLPHKKFKSLWELNQGFNEPFWPNEFFSNNWPDLANMQLDAGQTLQDAFAFHLFEIELPIIVDNKKNMHLKLISNMCTTSILYLYNESDSLSLLTIQKKLAVLPSSKRNEILLNNLNRLIKRKLLLTRKDIEGQKVYSFNYNYKSTDENTAILRLI, from the coding sequence ATGTCAATCCAGGAGACTGTTGTCAAATATAGAGACGTTATAAATCAGCTAACCACTGGCGATTTAAGGCGAATGGTTATAAAGTCAGAAAAATTGGCCCAGGTAATTGCATGTTCAAAAAGCACTGTTCGCTTTCATCATAAAGCATGCAGTGGTAAAACAGTAATTTATAAAtgcataaaaaaagtactACATTCCAGTATTACGCATCTATCTTctgaattttcttcacgAACtgatattcttcaatttctgcGTCTATATTCTGCATATCAGTATCAATTCCAAGCTTTGAGTGgacaaataaaaaaatattgccGCATACAAAAATACTACCAGTTAAAGTTTGCCTTTATAGAACACTTAGAGACAGGAGCACAAATTGACGCTCCAACTCTATTGAGATTTTGGGTGATATCTCTAGATGAATTCattagaaaagaacaatggCTAAATAAGGGTTCCGAATTTTTACGCTTTTACACAATAATGATTGAATATTCGGCTTGGAAATGGGATACGGACAGTAAAAGACAACATGAATTCATGTGCCAATTCCGAATTAAATTCAAGGAATGCttaataaaattttatGAAAGTTTTGATCTTCAAATATCCAGCAATCCTTTGGAAGAGCTCATTGCGCCTTGGGAAAGAGCCGTTTATGTTGCGAGTCATATAGATGCATTTACTGGAGAACAAGTTAGGATAGATGGTGCTGAATTATTCTGGACATTTAAAAGTTTAATCTTCtcttccatttcttctGTGGTGCTTCAGCTAAGTGACCTTCACAACATATTCAGCGCATTCCAACCTTACGGAAGGCAAACATTAGTTCGAGACTTTGCACGGACACAATCTTTAAAGTGGGATAAGGATGACCAAGTTGGGAGCTTGATCCACGCCCTGATTCGTAATGATATGTTTCCTTATTTTAATCGGGAACAAATAAACACGATGGGAGATGGAATATATTTCTTGCGGTTATTGAGAAAAAACTTCCAGGAGAATATAACCGACGTTAAAGATTTTCATGTTCAAGTGATGAAATACTTGAATTTCCAATTTAAAAACAATTATAATTCGTTGATTAAATTACTAAAAATTCAAGGTAGAAATGGAAGATGTCCCAATATGGTTGCTCCTTCCTTGAACAACGGAAACAAATTTGAActacttctttcttctacCGATGAATACTAccattttgttgataataaAGAACCTTTATGGCAACACAAATTATATCCCAAGATTTACACAAATGAGCAAGTTCCTATGCCTGCTGCTTCAGCTATATTTGATTCCGAAAAGAAATATGCAATGATATCACTATTGCGATATTACTTACCTGAGAACAGAAAGTTTTTTAGGGTATATTTTCTGCCAAGTATTTTTAAAAGGATCTTGTATTACGGTACGAAGTTCGGTGAATTATATTTCATGGAAGATTGCTTGGAACGTTTGGTTATAGAATCCCTTATGATACTAGAACCATCATTAGTTGATCCAATAAACAATTTAGTTGAATCTAGCATAGTATCGCTTAAGAAAGCGGCACTAATTAGTGACGATAAAACTTCTTCAAGTGTCATTCTTTTGCCTcataaaaaatttaaatCACTTTGGGAACTAAACCAAGGCTTCAATGAACCATTTTGGCCGAATGAATTCTTTTCGAATAATTGGCCCGATTTAGCGAACATGCAATTGGACGCAGGTCAAACCTTACAAGATGCTTTTGCATTTCacctttttgaaattgaactGCCAATCATTGtcgataataaaaaaaatatgcatTTAAAACTCATTTCCAACATGTGCACCACTAGCATTTTGTACTTATACAATGAATCTGATTCCTTATCATTACTTactatacaaaaaaaactagCTGTTTTACCGTCAAGTAAACGGAATGAGATCctattgaacaatttgaaCAGGCTAATTAAACGGAAGCTTTTGTTGACGAGGAAAGATATAGAAGGGCAAAAGGTATACTCATTTAACTATAATTACAAGAGTACCGATGAAAATACCGCGATATTAAGACTTATTTAG